A window of the Streptomyces griseochromogenes genome harbors these coding sequences:
- a CDS encoding maleylpyruvate isomerase family mycothiol-dependent enzyme, with translation MHSTERRDGSGPLPAGLDQAIRETAEEIATLLRGAPDATLALPGSEWTLGEAAAHLALANQLMADLASGRERPYGDGTPQSLAEANAQSLAGFGERRAEPLAAMIRDQAEAFLEAMTRSATDGPAPFTPLGPMYLSDLASYLLTHMLGHGYDLARALKRPHMVDGARTSLCMPFMYRVMARCTDTAATAGLTARYRIRLRGGEAFGVSLTDGDMRVTPEPPDRADCTILIEPTAFLLIALGRRNPWRAMAQGQILAWGPKPWLAPRFPTLFTAP, from the coding sequence GTGCACTCGACGGAACGACGGGACGGCTCAGGGCCGCTGCCCGCAGGGCTGGACCAGGCGATACGAGAGACCGCCGAGGAGATCGCCACGCTCCTGCGCGGCGCACCCGACGCAACGCTCGCCCTGCCCGGGTCGGAGTGGACCCTCGGCGAGGCGGCGGCCCATCTGGCGCTGGCCAATCAGCTGATGGCCGACCTCGCGTCCGGGCGTGAGCGTCCTTACGGGGACGGCACCCCCCAGAGTCTGGCCGAGGCCAACGCACAGTCCCTCGCCGGCTTCGGGGAGCGGCGGGCGGAACCGCTGGCGGCCATGATCAGGGACCAGGCCGAGGCGTTCCTGGAGGCCATGACGCGGAGCGCGACCGACGGCCCGGCACCGTTCACACCCCTGGGCCCCATGTACCTGTCCGATCTCGCGTCGTACCTGCTCACGCACATGCTGGGCCACGGATACGACCTCGCTCGCGCCCTGAAGCGCCCGCACATGGTCGACGGCGCCCGGACGAGCCTCTGCATGCCGTTCATGTACAGGGTCATGGCGCGCTGCACCGACACCGCGGCCACGGCCGGACTCACGGCCCGCTACCGGATCCGGCTGCGGGGCGGCGAGGCATTCGGCGTGTCCCTGACCGACGGTGACATGCGGGTGACGCCGGAGCCGCCGGACCGTGCCGACTGCACCATCCTCATCGAGCCCACCGCCTTCCTGCTCATCGCGCTGGGCCGGCGCAACCCCTGGCGTGCCATGGCTCAGGGCCAGATCCTCGCCTGGGGCCCCAAACCGTGGCTGGCGCCCCGCTTCCCCACCCTGTTCACCGCGCCCTGA
- a CDS encoding AMIN-like domain-containing (lipo)protein encodes MRRIGASVAALVLAGAGWGAATTAAGAAPAAATHATACPTGWGSGTKGGAASGAVPLEDIRTGRHDCFDRMVFDVPGGGSGIGFYVGYVDRLRQTATGQYIPVGGGAVLDVHIGAPSYDPASGAATYPGRAGRPLPGVNLAGYRTFKDTRFAGSFEGETQIGLGVRARLPFRVVQLPGRLVVDVAHNWTGSR; translated from the coding sequence ATGCGACGAATCGGTGCATCGGTGGCGGCGCTCGTTCTCGCGGGGGCCGGCTGGGGCGCGGCGACGACCGCCGCGGGCGCCGCGCCGGCGGCCGCGACGCATGCCACGGCCTGCCCGACCGGCTGGGGCAGCGGCACCAAGGGAGGCGCGGCCAGCGGTGCCGTGCCGTTGGAGGACATCAGGACCGGTCGGCACGACTGCTTCGACCGCATGGTGTTCGACGTCCCCGGCGGCGGCAGCGGCATCGGCTTCTACGTCGGATACGTCGACCGTCTGCGCCAGACCGCGACGGGCCAGTACATACCGGTCGGTGGCGGGGCCGTACTCGACGTCCACATCGGCGCGCCGAGTTACGACCCGGCGAGCGGCGCTGCCACGTACCCGGGACGGGCGGGACGACCCCTTCCGGGCGTGAACCTCGCCGGCTACCGGACCTTCAAGGACACCCGGTTCGCCGGCAGCTTCGAGGGAGAGACACAGATCGGACTCGGCGTCCGCGCCCGGCTGCCGTTCCGGGTGGTCCAGCTGCCCGGCCGTCTGGTGGTCGACGTGGCCCACAACTGGACGGGCAGCCGCTGA
- a CDS encoding NAD(+)/NADH kinase translates to MTVNRVGLVVHSGRAEAVAAARVVREWCAEHGVECADIDVWQAGERHSAREEIDAAGDPDLIVTLGGDGTFLRGARLAAENDVMVLGVDIGRVGFLTEVPAAGVRTALDAVREDRITVENRMLLTMRASCRLEVPQGMEALVRYGRGPLLPPPRVRPECQTGDDWGVALNVTALNDIVVEKLARDRQVSVGVYLAGRLLASYSADALLVATPTGSTAYSFAAGGPVVSPRAEGLVFTPVAPHMTFNRSVVAAPDEPIALRILERSGQAAVSIDGQLRGVLNPGDWIGVYAAPRRLKAVRLGPMDFYGRLRERMNLTDAPAALADGTAAPLWPITSPPPSDLAHLALPPAPHEPPRLP, encoded by the coding sequence ATGACGGTGAACCGTGTCGGCCTGGTCGTGCACAGCGGACGGGCGGAGGCCGTGGCCGCGGCGAGGGTCGTCCGCGAGTGGTGCGCCGAGCACGGCGTGGAGTGCGCCGACATCGACGTGTGGCAGGCCGGCGAGCGGCACAGCGCCCGGGAGGAGATCGATGCCGCGGGCGATCCGGACCTCATCGTCACGCTGGGCGGCGACGGGACTTTCCTGCGGGGCGCTCGGCTGGCGGCCGAGAACGACGTCATGGTCCTAGGTGTCGACATCGGACGGGTCGGGTTCCTGACGGAAGTACCCGCCGCGGGGGTGCGCACGGCACTGGACGCGGTACGGGAGGACCGGATCACCGTCGAGAACCGGATGCTGCTGACCATGCGCGCGTCGTGCCGGCTGGAGGTGCCGCAGGGCATGGAGGCGCTGGTGCGCTACGGCCGCGGGCCCCTCCTGCCCCCGCCCCGGGTACGCCCGGAGTGCCAGACCGGTGATGACTGGGGTGTCGCCCTGAACGTCACCGCGCTGAACGACATCGTCGTCGAGAAGCTGGCCCGGGACAGGCAGGTGTCGGTCGGCGTCTATCTGGCCGGCCGGCTCCTCGCGTCCTACTCCGCGGACGCGCTGCTGGTGGCCACGCCCACGGGCTCGACCGCGTACAGCTTCGCCGCCGGCGGTCCGGTCGTCTCGCCCCGTGCCGAAGGTCTCGTCTTCACGCCGGTCGCCCCGCACATGACGTTCAACCGGTCGGTCGTGGCCGCCCCCGACGAGCCCATCGCGCTCCGCATCCTCGAACGGTCGGGCCAGGCCGCCGTCAGCATCGACGGCCAGCTGCGGGGTGTACTCAATCCCGGGGACTGGATCGGCGTCTATGCCGCTCCCCGACGGCTCAAGGCCGTCCGGCTGGGCCCCATGGACTTCTACGGCCGTCTGCGGGAGCGCATGAACCTCACCGACGCTCCGGCCGCGCTCGCCGACGGGACCGCCGCCCCGCTGTGGCCCATCACCTCTCCGCCGCCGAGCGATCTCGCGCACCTCGCGCTGCCTCCCGCTCCCCACGAGCCGCCTCGGCTGCCCTGA
- a CDS encoding DUF4232 domain-containing protein: protein MQYGSTIRVTASAMAVIAGALSLSACQSGGGDSAADNPSPAPTAASASPTASSASSGPGTATSRPSGGSTSTGSGTPASTASATSGGSASACTATGLRVSAYQAADRPQGTGTGAAVVEFTNAAAQPCVLSGYPSVAGAGNGSPDHNSPLSVTRTGAASAVRVAPGGKAWVKLTFVQVQGEGDGYCASGAKPVVYPTLVVGLPGAGSHQVALSDGEFAECDNKVTATAVSAVKPS from the coding sequence ATGCAGTACGGAAGCACCATCCGCGTCACCGCGTCGGCGATGGCCGTGATCGCGGGCGCACTGTCGCTGTCGGCGTGCCAGTCGGGCGGCGGCGATTCCGCGGCGGACAATCCCTCACCCGCTCCCACCGCCGCGTCGGCTTCCCCCACGGCCTCCTCCGCGTCGAGCGGCCCGGGCACCGCGACCTCGCGGCCCTCCGGCGGATCCACGTCGACCGGCTCCGGCACCCCTGCCTCCACCGCGTCGGCCACTTCGGGCGGCTCGGCGTCGGCGTGTACGGCGACGGGCCTCAGGGTGAGCGCGTACCAGGCCGCCGACCGTCCGCAGGGCACGGGCACCGGAGCCGCCGTCGTGGAGTTCACCAACGCCGCCGCGCAGCCGTGCGTCCTGAGCGGTTACCCGTCGGTGGCCGGAGCGGGCAACGGCTCGCCCGACCACAACAGCCCGCTGTCGGTGACCCGGACGGGCGCGGCGTCGGCGGTACGGGTCGCGCCGGGCGGCAAGGCATGGGTGAAGCTGACCTTCGTCCAGGTGCAGGGAGAGGGCGACGGCTACTGTGCCTCCGGCGCCAAGCCCGTCGTGTACCCGACGCTGGTGGTCGGCCTGCCCGGCGCCGGGTCCCATCAAGTCGCCCTGTCCGACGGCGAGTTCGCGGAGTGCGACAACAAGGTCACGGCGACCGCCGTCTCGGCGGTGAAGCCTTCCTGA
- a CDS encoding serine hydrolase, translated as MLATALAALLAAGALDPVPAAAASGPSGSASTDFPASVRAGGKARVTAAVLDLDGTGREPALYGADTAYDTASIIKVDILATRLLQAHDSGHGLPAQERAQAEKMIQHSDNTAANALWRRIGLAPGLQAANKRLGLTSTTGGPDVRWGLTRTTASDQIRLLRAVFDTGAATGAGAKPALDDTSRAYIRTLMSGVADDQSWGVSAAAGSGWALKNGWLQRNTTGLWDINSVGRITTGGHHYLVAVLSDGNKSMKDGVALVERAARSAVSSTAVR; from the coding sequence GTGCTCGCGACCGCACTGGCGGCGCTGCTCGCGGCCGGTGCGCTCGATCCGGTACCGGCGGCCGCGGCGTCGGGGCCGTCCGGTTCCGCCTCGACGGACTTCCCCGCTTCGGTGCGGGCAGGGGGGAAGGCGCGGGTGACGGCCGCGGTGCTCGACCTGGACGGCACGGGCCGGGAGCCCGCGCTGTACGGCGCCGACACCGCCTACGACACCGCGAGCATCATCAAGGTCGACATCCTCGCGACGAGGCTGCTCCAGGCGCACGACTCGGGGCACGGCCTGCCCGCGCAGGAGCGCGCCCAGGCGGAGAAGATGATCCAGCACAGCGACAACACGGCGGCGAACGCCCTGTGGCGGCGGATCGGACTCGCACCGGGCCTTCAGGCGGCGAACAAGCGGCTGGGGCTGACCTCCACCACGGGCGGCCCTGACGTCAGGTGGGGGCTGACCCGGACCACGGCGAGCGACCAGATACGACTGCTGCGCGCGGTCTTCGACACCGGCGCGGCCACCGGGGCCGGCGCGAAGCCGGCGCTCGACGACACGTCCCGCGCCTACATCCGCACCCTGATGAGCGGTGTCGCCGACGACCAGTCCTGGGGCGTCTCCGCGGCCGCGGGGTCCGGCTGGGCCCTGAAGAACGGCTGGCTGCAGCGCAACACGACGGGACTGTGGGACATCAACAGCGTCGGCCGGATCACGACCGGCGGTCACCACTACCTCGTCGCGGTGCTCTCGGACGGCAACAAGTCGATGAAGGACGGCGTCGCGCTGGTGGAACGGGCGGCCCGGTCCGCCGTCTCCAGCACGGCCGTCCGCTGA
- a CDS encoding purine-cytosine permease family protein, with product MSTSAEPRVSGLEVRSIDYVPLDERHGKLWHLGPLWFMSNAQIATLAVGLISITEGGNLIWSLLAIVAGTVIGTFFMAFHSAQGPQLGLPQMIQSRPQFGYVGALLVWFFAYVQYAGFNVFNSILAADALHTTLHGSVKLWVVVVTAVALVVALVGYDIIHKAERFLTYTFLVVFGIFTVGVLVTLHYPAGSFDLGAFKWTPFLAQFGVVAGYQISWAIYVSDYSRYLPPDVTVRKTFYWTYFGSALGGIWLMALGSMLAAWAGKDFETIASINAAGDKVFDGFGAIVLLFATLGLVSVTALNMYGGSLTLIGAIDSFKRVRPTLGVRLLTLGLTAALSLVGALAATSNFLENFNNFLLLVLYLFIPWTAVNLMDYYVVRRGHYAVAEIFNPHGIYGRWGWHGIISYLVGFAVMVPFFSVGTLYVGPVAKALDGADISLFIGLPVSALLYWWLTRSIDVAAETRVAEAEAAALEQAAHEHREP from the coding sequence ATGAGCACATCAGCTGAGCCAAGAGTGTCCGGCCTCGAGGTTCGGTCGATCGACTACGTCCCCCTCGACGAGCGCCACGGCAAGCTCTGGCATCTGGGCCCCCTGTGGTTCATGTCCAACGCCCAGATCGCGACCCTGGCGGTCGGGCTGATCAGCATCACCGAGGGCGGCAACCTCATCTGGTCACTGCTGGCCATCGTCGCCGGAACCGTCATCGGCACCTTCTTCATGGCCTTCCACTCGGCCCAGGGCCCCCAGTTGGGGCTGCCGCAGATGATCCAGTCGCGGCCCCAGTTCGGCTACGTCGGCGCCCTTCTGGTGTGGTTCTTCGCCTATGTGCAGTACGCGGGATTCAACGTCTTCAACAGCATCCTCGCCGCCGACGCCCTCCACACCACCCTGCACGGCAGCGTCAAGCTCTGGGTGGTCGTGGTCACCGCGGTAGCGCTGGTCGTCGCGCTGGTGGGCTACGACATCATCCACAAGGCCGAGCGGTTCCTGACGTACACCTTCCTCGTCGTCTTCGGGATCTTCACCGTCGGCGTCCTGGTCACCCTGCACTACCCGGCGGGCTCCTTCGACCTCGGTGCCTTCAAGTGGACGCCGTTCCTCGCCCAGTTCGGCGTGGTCGCCGGCTACCAGATCAGCTGGGCCATCTACGTCTCGGACTACTCGCGCTACCTCCCGCCGGACGTCACGGTCAGGAAGACCTTCTACTGGACGTACTTCGGCTCCGCCCTCGGCGGCATCTGGCTGATGGCGCTCGGATCGATGCTCGCGGCGTGGGCCGGCAAGGACTTCGAGACGATCGCGTCGATCAACGCCGCGGGCGACAAGGTCTTCGACGGGTTCGGCGCGATCGTGCTGCTCTTCGCCACCCTGGGCCTGGTGTCCGTCACCGCGCTGAACATGTACGGCGGTTCACTGACCCTCATCGGCGCCATCGACTCCTTCAAGCGGGTCCGGCCGACGCTGGGCGTACGGCTGCTGACCCTCGGGCTGACCGCGGCGCTCTCTCTGGTCGGCGCGCTGGCCGCGACCTCCAACTTCCTTGAGAACTTCAACAACTTCCTGCTGCTGGTGCTCTACCTGTTCATCCCGTGGACCGCGGTGAACCTGATGGACTACTACGTCGTGCGCCGCGGGCACTACGCCGTCGCCGAGATCTTCAACCCGCACGGCATCTACGGGCGCTGGGGCTGGCACGGCATCATCTCGTACCTGGTCGGCTTCGCCGTCATGGTCCCGTTCTTCTCCGTCGGGACCCTGTACGTCGGCCCCGTCGCCAAGGCGCTCGACGGAGCCGACATCTCGCTGTTCATCGGGCTGCCGGTCTCGGCGCTGCTGTACTGGTGGCTGACGCGCTCGATCGACGTGGCGGCCGAGACCCGTGTCGCCGAGGCGGAGGCGGCGGCCCTGGAGCAGGCGGCGCACGAACACCGCGAGCCCTGA
- a CDS encoding NmrA/HSCARG family protein: MLTVAVTGATGAQGGATARALLAAGHRVRALTRTPDAPAAEALRRLGADVRHADFDDSLSLDAALAGADSLFAVTTPFGTDIATEIRQGKALLDAAAAEALGHVVFTSAAHADRDTGIPHYDSKEEIERHLRETGIPWTVIAPAAFMDNFASGWTLEGLRENTFAWPMPADRPLTLIPAEDIGAFAALALGRRADFAGRRIDIASDELTADGIAAVLSLATGRPVTHREVPLSYVRTHSDDLAAMFDYFTTSGLDVDVTGLRRAHPEVGWHTFDDWAAAQDWPALLDPTPKEPALS; encoded by the coding sequence ATGCTCACCGTCGCCGTCACCGGCGCGACCGGCGCCCAGGGCGGTGCCACGGCCCGTGCCCTGCTGGCCGCGGGCCACCGGGTCCGCGCCCTCACCCGCACCCCCGACGCGCCGGCGGCCGAGGCTCTGCGCCGGCTCGGTGCCGACGTCCGACACGCCGACTTCGACGACAGCCTCTCCCTCGACGCCGCCCTCGCGGGCGCCGACTCCCTCTTCGCGGTGACGACCCCGTTCGGCACGGACATCGCGACCGAGATCCGCCAGGGCAAGGCCCTGCTCGACGCGGCGGCGGCCGAGGCGCTCGGCCACGTCGTGTTCACCTCGGCCGCACACGCCGACCGGGACACGGGCATCCCGCACTACGACAGCAAGGAGGAGATCGAGCGGCACCTCCGGGAGACGGGCATCCCCTGGACGGTCATCGCCCCGGCGGCCTTCATGGACAACTTCGCCTCCGGCTGGACCCTGGAGGGCCTGCGCGAGAACACCTTCGCCTGGCCCATGCCGGCCGACCGCCCCCTGACCCTCATCCCCGCCGAAGACATCGGCGCCTTCGCGGCCCTGGCCCTGGGGCGCCGGGCCGACTTCGCCGGCCGCCGGATCGACATCGCCTCCGACGAACTCACCGCCGACGGAATCGCCGCGGTTCTCTCGCTCGCCACCGGCCGTCCCGTCACGCATCGCGAGGTGCCCCTGTCCTACGTCCGCACCCACTCGGACGACCTCGCCGCGATGTTCGACTACTTCACCACCAGCGGCCTCGACGTCGACGTCACCGGCCTGCGCCGCGCCCACCCCGAGGTGGGCTGGCACACCTTCGACGACTGGGCAGCCGCCCAGGACTGGCCCGCCCTGCTCGACCCGACCCCGAAGGAACCCGCACTGTCATGA
- a CDS encoding ribonuclease BN, with translation MRQWRRGLHRAWEWLGVRVLFRRGRELELMHRAMGFATLALVTLAPLLIVVAAADPLVRGGFASWLADGMGLSGRPAQALTGIISPPREVVGTTSVLSLILLAVFGVSFAGSVQNGYERVWGLAAGPWHRVWRQVTWLAALTAYLYQEVQTRTTLQGTERAAVSVVSAVLFFWWGQRFLLGGQVHWRTLLPGALATVGGLAGLRAFSSLVFAPLIVTNALNYGAVGTVLVVESWLIGVGFVVYGGALFGRWFCEHHWTPSHKE, from the coding sequence GTGAGGCAGTGGCGGCGCGGCCTCCACCGCGCTTGGGAGTGGCTCGGTGTGCGCGTCCTGTTCCGGCGCGGCCGCGAGCTGGAGCTGATGCACCGGGCCATGGGGTTCGCCACGCTGGCCCTGGTGACGCTGGCTCCGCTGCTGATCGTGGTCGCCGCGGCCGACCCGCTGGTGCGGGGCGGCTTCGCTTCGTGGCTCGCCGACGGCATGGGACTGTCCGGGCGGCCCGCCCAAGCGCTCACCGGCATCATCAGCCCGCCGCGTGAGGTCGTGGGCACCACGAGCGTGCTGAGCCTGATCCTGCTCGCGGTGTTCGGCGTGTCCTTCGCGGGCAGCGTGCAGAACGGCTACGAGCGGGTCTGGGGCCTCGCGGCCGGCCCCTGGCACCGGGTCTGGCGGCAGGTGACCTGGCTTGCGGCGCTGACCGCCTATCTCTACCAGGAGGTGCAGACCCGGACGACGTTGCAGGGGACGGAGCGGGCCGCGGTGTCCGTGGTGAGCGCGGTGCTGTTCTTCTGGTGGGGCCAGCGCTTCCTGCTGGGGGGTCAGGTCCACTGGCGCACCCTGCTGCCCGGCGCGCTCGCCACCGTCGGCGGCCTGGCCGGCCTGAGAGCCTTCTCCTCTCTCGTCTTCGCCCCGCTGATCGTCACCAACGCACTGAACTACGGCGCGGTCGGGACCGTACTGGTGGTGGAGTCGTGGCTGATCGGCGTCGGGTTCGTGGTGTACGGGGGCGCGCTGTTCGGGCGCTGGTTCTGCGAACACCACTGGACGCCGTCCCACAAGGAATGA
- a CDS encoding Lrp/AsnC family transcriptional regulator: MRNEVKLDAIDRDILFHLRQDGRLTNVELAQRVGLTPPPCLRRVKRLEEAGVIAGYRAVVDPGALGRGLEVLIDVEVSANDRTTFLEFEDIVASYDEVIEFRRMYGRPDYFVRVAVADHAAYESFLTHKLSGLPCVLRIDSHLTMKTIKPGP; this comes from the coding sequence GTGCGCAATGAAGTGAAACTCGACGCCATCGATCGGGACATTCTGTTTCACCTGCGTCAGGACGGGCGGCTGACCAACGTCGAGCTGGCCCAGCGGGTGGGGCTGACGCCGCCGCCGTGCCTGCGCCGGGTCAAGCGACTGGAAGAGGCAGGCGTCATCGCCGGCTACCGGGCCGTCGTCGATCCCGGGGCCCTGGGCCGCGGGCTGGAGGTCCTGATCGACGTCGAGGTCAGCGCCAACGACCGTACGACCTTCCTGGAGTTCGAGGACATCGTGGCCTCCTACGACGAGGTGATCGAGTTCCGCCGTATGTACGGCCGCCCCGACTATTTCGTCCGGGTCGCCGTCGCCGACCACGCCGCCTACGAGTCCTTCCTCACCCACAAGCTCAGCGGCCTGCCCTGCGTCCTGCGCATCGACTCCCACCTGACCATGAAGACGATCAAGCCGGGTCCCTGA
- a CDS encoding AzlC family ABC transporter permease encodes MRTSLAVADNPVRTEPTPPHGRLSEARAAFRDSASVGLGFVPLGIAFGVLVTHSGVDWWWASLSSALVYGGSFEFLLIGLVTAATPLVFVAVSALLVNLRHVFYALSFPLDRVKGRLGKTYSTFALCDEAYALTVGHRARSWSGARILWLQLFMQLYWAGGATAGALLGSVVPRSVTGLDFALTALFTVLALDAVRDRRGDLPTPLLALLSALAARLLFPSQLLPVAFALFTAGLLARYRTARRRPSHV; translated from the coding sequence ATGCGAACATCCCTCGCCGTCGCCGACAACCCGGTCCGGACCGAGCCCACCCCTCCACATGGAAGACTCTCCGAGGCGCGGGCCGCGTTCAGGGACTCGGCCTCCGTGGGGCTCGGCTTCGTCCCGCTCGGCATCGCCTTCGGGGTGCTCGTCACCCACTCCGGTGTCGACTGGTGGTGGGCGAGTCTGTCCAGCGCGCTGGTCTACGGCGGGTCGTTCGAGTTCCTGCTGATAGGCCTGGTCACGGCGGCCACGCCGCTGGTCTTCGTCGCCGTCTCCGCGCTCCTGGTGAACCTGCGGCACGTCTTCTACGCCCTGTCCTTCCCGCTCGACCGGGTGAAGGGGCGGCTCGGGAAGACGTACAGCACGTTCGCGCTGTGCGACGAGGCGTACGCCCTGACTGTCGGGCACCGGGCCCGTTCCTGGTCCGGTGCGCGCATCCTCTGGCTGCAGCTCTTCATGCAGCTGTACTGGGCCGGGGGAGCCACCGCGGGAGCGCTGCTCGGGTCCGTCGTCCCCCGGAGCGTCACCGGGCTGGATTTCGCGCTGACCGCTCTGTTCACGGTGCTGGCCCTCGACGCCGTCCGTGACCGGCGGGGCGATCTGCCCACACCGCTGCTCGCGCTGCTGAGCGCCCTCGCCGCCCGGCTGCTGTTCCCGAGTCAGCTGCTGCCGGTCGCTTTCGCCCTGTTCACCGCCGGGCTCCTGGCCCGGTACCGCACCGCCCGCAGGAGGCCGAGCCATGTCTGA
- a CDS encoding branched-chain amino acid transporter permease — MSETTYLVAAILVSAAVTWALRALPFAALAPLRASGTVQYLSTRMPAGIMVILVVYCLRDVPPDHARALAPFAALTVTVGLHLWRRNALLSILGGTAVHVALASTVFAH, encoded by the coding sequence ATGTCTGAGACGACCTACCTCGTCGCCGCGATCCTCGTCTCCGCCGCGGTGACCTGGGCCCTGCGCGCCCTGCCGTTCGCGGCTCTCGCCCCGCTGCGCGCGAGCGGGACCGTCCAGTACCTCAGCACACGCATGCCCGCCGGGATCATGGTGATCCTGGTCGTCTACTGCCTGCGTGACGTGCCGCCGGACCACGCGCGCGCCCTGGCCCCGTTCGCGGCCCTGACCGTCACCGTCGGGCTGCACCTGTGGCGCCGCAACGCCCTGCTGAGCATCCTCGGCGGCACAGCGGTCCACGTGGC